In Pristis pectinata isolate sPriPec2 unplaced genomic scaffold, sPriPec2.1.pri scaffold_190_arrow_ctg1, whole genome shotgun sequence, a genomic segment contains:
- the LOC127567203 gene encoding H-2 class II histocompatibility antigen, A-U alpha chain-like encodes MIFVAQDGSPDKQFDNLVDGDEVFYMDFNLKKEVPRLPEFRGHGMEGGEAFVSSNIAILKQSLGIAKKRTHGVPEPKGEKVGWAEGPVSVLYVSITRWSRFLPSTFLTPIHCGFLCPITLVNLCSPCLPTDPPRTAMYPEEPMQWGRPNTLICLADGFYPPRISMKWKRNGVSVTEGIDTTEYYLKSDYCFQRFTYLSFVPSPGDMYSCHVEHEALENPSTVFWEPKVPEEGSGPGTVICALGLSLGIISAVVGIVLLIKERQRLQAQQQGI; translated from the exons ATGATCTTTGTGGCCCAGGACGGCAGCCCCGACAAACAGTTCGACAACTTGGTGGACGGGGATGAGgttttctacatggacttcaacCTGAAGAAGGAGGTGCCGCGCCTCCCCGAGTTCCGGGGCcatgggatggagggaggagaggcGTTTGTCTCCAGTAACATCGCCATCCTGAAACAGAGCTTAGGTATTGCCAAGAAGCGGACACACGGAGTCCCGGAACCCAAAGGTGAgaaagtggg atgggccgaagggcctgtttccgtgttgtatgtcTCTATCACTCGGTGGTCCCGGTTTCTCCCTTCTACATTCCTCACCCCCATACATTGTGGTTTCCTCTGTCCCATCACCTTGGTTAACCTGTGCTCACCCTGTCTGCCCACAGATCCCCCTCGGACTGCCATGTACCCTGAGGAACCCATGCAGTGGGGTCGGCCCAACACCTTGATCTGTCTGGCTGACGGATTCTATCCTCCGCGCATCAGCATGAAGTGGAAGCGGAACGGTGTGTCTGTGACCGAGGGAATCGACACCACGGAGTACTATCTGAAGAGCGATTACTGCTTCCAGAGGTTCACCTACCTGAGCTTTGTCCCGAGCCCTGGAGACATGTACTCCTGCCATGTGGAGCACGAGGCTCTGGAGAACCCCAGCACCGTCTTCTGGG AACCCAAGGTACCTGAGGAAGGCTCCGGCCCTGGAACCGTGATCTGCGCTCTGGGACTCTCTCTGGGAATCATCAGCGCCGTGGTGGGAATCGTCTTACTGATCAAAGAGAGGCAAC